In one Sphingomonas hankookensis genomic region, the following are encoded:
- a CDS encoding ATP-dependent helicase, producing MSSLAPPAPTPADAPYLRGLNEPQRDAVLTTDGPVLVLAGAGTGKTAALTARLAHLLYTRKAYPSEILSVTFTNKAAREMRERVARLVGDMVEGMPWLGTFHAIGAKMLRRHAELVGLQSNFTILDTDDQLRLLKQLIVAANLDEKRWPARSLAGLIDGWKNKGMTPADVDAGESERFANGRGGELYQEYQDRLKAVNACDFGDLLLHVLTILRTNREVLQQYQQRFRYIMVDEYQDTNSVQYLWLRLLAQERRNLCCVGDDDQSIYSWRGAQVENILRFERDFPGAKIVRLEQNYRSTPHILGAASGVIAHNGGRLGKTLWTETDVGEKVRVIGVWDGPEEARRVGEMIERGQRDGRNLDQFAILVRAQHQTREFEERFIGIGMPYRIVGGFRFYERAEIRDALAYLRVVNQPADDLAFERIVNVPKRGLGDKAVQTIHRFARATGSSLMTAAARILDTDELTGAARKSLGRLVGDFARWRDMAQGLPHAELARQLLDESGYTAMYQAEKTAEAAGRLENLTELVRAMEEYESLGAFLEHVSLVMDNEASAEEPKVTIMTIHAAKGLEFDTVFCVGWEEGLFPSQRSLDEGGTASLEEERRLAYVAITRARRLAVIFHAANRRIYGQWNSSLPSRFVGELPPEHIETETTMSGGESLWRANWSERADPFADVARGTGRGPGWQRAASQGSTFTTTPSRVVEARASAISLGNKGRSDLSTGQRVFHQKFGYGTIETIEGNKLEVLFETAGQKRVLDSFVTPG from the coding sequence ATGTCCTCGCTTGCTCCCCCCGCCCCGACCCCGGCCGACGCCCCCTATCTGCGCGGCCTGAACGAACCGCAGCGCGATGCGGTACTGACCACCGACGGGCCGGTGCTGGTGCTGGCCGGCGCGGGCACGGGCAAGACCGCGGCGCTGACCGCCCGGCTGGCGCATCTGCTCTACACCCGGAAGGCCTATCCGTCCGAAATCCTGTCGGTGACCTTCACCAACAAGGCCGCGCGCGAAATGCGTGAGCGCGTCGCCCGGCTGGTCGGCGACATGGTGGAGGGGATGCCGTGGCTCGGCACCTTCCACGCGATCGGCGCGAAGATGCTCCGGCGCCATGCCGAACTGGTCGGGTTGCAGTCGAACTTCACCATCCTCGACACCGACGACCAGTTGCGGCTGCTGAAACAGTTGATCGTCGCCGCCAATCTCGACGAGAAGCGCTGGCCGGCGCGCAGCCTCGCCGGCCTGATCGACGGTTGGAAGAACAAGGGGATGACCCCCGCCGATGTCGATGCCGGGGAGAGTGAACGCTTCGCCAATGGCCGCGGTGGCGAGCTGTACCAGGAATATCAGGACCGGTTGAAGGCGGTGAACGCCTGCGACTTCGGCGATCTGCTGCTGCACGTGCTGACGATCCTGCGCACCAACCGCGAGGTGTTGCAGCAATATCAGCAGCGCTTTCGCTACATCATGGTCGACGAATATCAGGACACCAACAGCGTCCAGTATCTCTGGCTGCGATTGCTGGCGCAGGAGCGGCGCAATTTGTGCTGCGTCGGCGACGACGACCAGTCGATCTATTCGTGGCGCGGCGCGCAGGTCGAGAATATCCTTCGGTTCGAACGCGACTTTCCCGGTGCCAAGATCGTCCGGCTGGAACAGAATTACCGATCGACCCCGCATATCCTGGGCGCGGCATCGGGCGTGATCGCGCATAATGGCGGGCGGCTGGGCAAGACGCTGTGGACCGAGACCGATGTTGGCGAAAAGGTCCGCGTCATCGGTGTATGGGACGGGCCGGAAGAAGCGCGCCGCGTCGGCGAGATGATCGAGCGCGGCCAGCGTGATGGCAGGAATCTCGACCAGTTCGCGATCCTCGTCCGCGCGCAGCACCAGACGCGCGAGTTCGAAGAACGCTTTATCGGCATCGGCATGCCCTACCGGATCGTCGGCGGCTTCCGCTTCTACGAACGCGCCGAAATCCGCGATGCGCTGGCCTATCTGCGGGTCGTCAACCAGCCGGCGGACGATTTGGCGTTCGAACGGATCGTCAACGTGCCCAAGCGCGGACTGGGCGACAAGGCGGTGCAGACCATCCACCGCTTCGCGCGGGCGACCGGCAGTTCGCTGATGACCGCCGCCGCGCGCATCCTCGACACCGACGAACTGACCGGCGCGGCGCGCAAGTCGCTGGGGCGGCTGGTCGGCGATTTCGCGCGCTGGCGCGACATGGCGCAGGGCCTGCCGCATGCCGAACTGGCGCGGCAGTTGCTCGACGAAAGCGGCTATACCGCCATGTACCAGGCGGAAAAGACCGCCGAGGCTGCCGGGCGGCTGGAGAACCTGACCGAGCTCGTCCGCGCGATGGAGGAATATGAATCGCTCGGCGCGTTCTTGGAACACGTGTCGCTGGTCATGGACAACGAGGCATCGGCGGAGGAGCCGAAGGTCACGATCATGACGATCCACGCCGCCAAGGGGCTGGAGTTCGACACGGTGTTCTGCGTCGGGTGGGAAGAAGGGTTGTTCCCGTCGCAACGCTCGCTCGACGAGGGCGGCACCGCGTCGTTGGAGGAAGAACGCCGCCTCGCCTATGTCGCGATCACCCGCGCGCGGCGGCTGGCCGTGATCTTTCACGCTGCCAATCGCCGCATCTATGGACAGTGGAATTCGTCCCTGCCGTCGCGCTTCGTCGGCGAACTGCCTCCCGAGCATATCGAAACCGAGACGACGATGTCGGGCGGCGAGAGCCTGTGGCGGGCGAATTGGAGCGAGCGCGCCGACCCCTTCGCCGATGTCGCGCGTGGGACCGGGCGGGGGCCGGGGTGGCAGCGCGCGGCGTCGCAAGGCTCCACCTTCACCACCACCCCGTCGCGGGTGGTCGAGGCGCGGGCGAGTGCGATCAGCCTGGGCAACAAGGGCCGCAGCGACCTGTCGACCGGGCAACGCGTGTTCCATCAGAAATTCGGCTATGGCACGATCGAAACGATCGAAGGGAACAAGCTGGAAGTGTTGTTCGAGACGGCGGGACAGAAGCGCGTACTCGACAGCTTCGTGACACCGGGCTGA
- a CDS encoding response regulator — MLFGRKKRHINRILVVEDEPLVAFDTEHFLGASGFDIRATVDTVAGACAAIEGDDGLDLVLVDINLSDGSGLDVARVAHGRGVPVLLVTGSCPQGAQDFAAGCLSKPYPQKDLISAIDAIDAVVAGAKLPRRLPSGFNLFQTAA; from the coding sequence ATGTTGTTCGGGCGCAAGAAGCGGCACATCAACCGGATCCTGGTCGTCGAGGACGAACCCCTGGTCGCGTTCGACACCGAACATTTCCTGGGGGCGTCGGGCTTCGACATCCGCGCGACCGTCGACACCGTGGCCGGTGCCTGTGCCGCGATCGAGGGGGATGACGGGCTCGACCTCGTGTTGGTCGACATCAACCTGTCGGACGGCAGCGGGCTGGACGTCGCGCGCGTGGCGCATGGACGCGGCGTGCCGGTGCTGCTGGTGACCGGCAGCTGCCCGCAGGGCGCCCAGGATTTCGCGGCGGGCTGTCTCAGCAAGCCCTATCCGCAAAAGGACCTGATCAGCGCAATCGACGCGATCGACGCGGTGGTGGCCGGCGCCAAGCTGCCCAGGCGGTTGCCGAGTGGGTTCAACCTGTTCCAGACGGCAGCATAA
- a CDS encoding MFS transporter, which translates to MRVDRRILIASLIGTSVEFYDFYIYATAATLVFGPLFFPSESASAQLMASYLSIGLAFIARPLGAVVFGHFGDRLGRKSTLVASLMLMGGSTLLIAFLPTYAMVGWIAPLLLCTLRFAQGLGLGGEWGGAALLAVENAPPGWRGRFGMVPQLGAPVGFIAANGLFLLLGLALSDADFAAWGWRLPFLFSAALVGLGLWVRVKLHETPAFAKALEREAPAAVPIAELAGAHLRATLAGTFGVVACFALYYIATTFVLGYGTTALGYSRSAFLQTQLIAILFMAIGIALAGWLSDRSTPARVLAGGCVGVVLAGVLLAPMVGGGSLFVIGAWLSFALLMMGFVYGPLGAWLPALFPARVRYTGASMGFNVGGVIGGGLTPSIAQALSVSHGLSAVGAVLGAAGIASIVGLLLVPRER; encoded by the coding sequence ATGCGCGTCGATCGTCGCATCCTGATCGCCAGCCTGATCGGCACCTCGGTCGAATTCTACGACTTCTATATCTACGCGACCGCCGCGACGCTGGTCTTCGGACCGCTGTTCTTTCCGTCGGAAAGCGCGTCGGCGCAGCTGATGGCGAGCTACCTGTCGATCGGCCTCGCCTTCATCGCACGACCGCTCGGCGCGGTGGTGTTCGGCCATTTCGGCGACCGGCTGGGGCGCAAGTCGACCCTCGTCGCATCGCTGATGCTGATGGGCGGGTCGACGCTGCTGATCGCGTTCCTGCCGACCTATGCCATGGTCGGCTGGATCGCGCCGCTGCTGCTGTGCACGTTGCGGTTTGCGCAGGGGCTGGGGCTGGGCGGCGAATGGGGCGGGGCGGCATTGCTCGCGGTCGAGAACGCCCCGCCGGGCTGGCGCGGACGGTTCGGCATGGTGCCGCAGCTGGGCGCGCCGGTCGGGTTCATAGCCGCCAACGGGCTGTTCCTGCTGCTCGGCCTTGCACTGTCCGACGCCGACTTCGCCGCCTGGGGCTGGCGCCTGCCGTTCCTGTTCAGCGCGGCGCTGGTCGGCCTCGGCCTGTGGGTGCGGGTGAAGCTCCACGAAACGCCGGCCTTCGCGAAGGCGCTGGAGCGGGAGGCGCCCGCCGCGGTGCCGATCGCCGAACTGGCCGGCGCGCATCTGCGCGCGACGCTGGCCGGGACGTTCGGGGTCGTCGCCTGTTTCGCGCTCTATTATATCGCGACGACCTTCGTGCTCGGCTACGGCACGACCGCCTTGGGCTACAGCCGCAGCGCGTTCCTCCAGACCCAGCTGATCGCGATCCTGTTCATGGCCATCGGCATCGCGCTTGCCGGATGGCTGTCGGATCGCTCGACCCCGGCCAGGGTCCTTGCCGGCGGCTGTGTCGGCGTGGTGCTGGCTGGCGTGCTGCTGGCGCCGATGGTCGGCGGCGGATCGCTGTTCGTGATCGGCGCGTGGCTGTCGTTCGCGCTGCTGATGATGGGCTTCGTCTACGGACCGCTCGGCGCATGGTTGCCCGCGCTGTTCCCGGCGCGGGTGCGCTATACCGGCGCATCGATGGGGTTCAATGTCGGCGGGGTGATCGGCGGCGGACTGACCCCCAGCATCGCCCAGGCACTGTCGGTGTCGCACGGCTTGTCCGCGGTCGGCGCGGTGCTGGGCGCGGCGGGGATCGCCAGCATCGTCGGCCTGCTGCTGGTCCCCCGCGAGCGATAA
- a CDS encoding UrcA family protein, whose amino-acid sequence MTNRLIVLAAAVAACLSSAAHAEQREPVTARVSIAGLDLGTAEGRRILDARIDRAAIGACRSRAFGLRGVADEGRCRREMHRDAQVRVAQLTPVKLASAK is encoded by the coding sequence ATGACCAACCGTCTCATCGTCCTCGCGGCGGCCGTTGCCGCCTGCCTGTCGTCCGCCGCCCATGCCGAACAGCGCGAGCCGGTCACCGCCCGTGTGTCGATCGCCGGCCTCGACCTCGGCACCGCCGAAGGCCGCCGCATCCTCGACGCGCGTATCGATCGTGCCGCGATCGGGGCGTGCCGGTCGCGCGCCTTCGGCCTGCGCGGTGTCGCCGATGAAGGCCGTTGCCGCCGCGAAATGCACCGCGACGCGCAGGTCCGGGTCGCGCAGCTGACGCCGGTGAAGCTCGCCAGCGCGAAGTAA
- the rsmD gene encoding 16S rRNA (guanine(966)-N(2))-methyltransferase RsmD: MRVISGQWRGRPVVAPKGDATRPTADRTREALFSMLASRVGSFDELAVADLFAGSGALGIEALSRGAATCLFVEQDKAALDALRANLAKLDVAGADVRATSVLALGPAPRPLDIVMMDPPYGSGAGAVAADKLARLGWIGPATWVSIETAKSEALDLPQFTVDAERTYGKARITLLRLI, from the coding sequence ATGCGGGTGATTTCAGGACAATGGCGCGGTCGCCCGGTCGTCGCTCCCAAGGGCGATGCAACCCGCCCGACCGCCGACCGTACCCGCGAGGCATTGTTTTCGATGCTGGCCAGCCGGGTCGGCAGCTTCGACGAGCTGGCGGTGGCGGACCTGTTCGCCGGATCGGGCGCGCTGGGGATCGAGGCGCTGTCGCGCGGTGCCGCGACCTGCCTGTTCGTCGAACAGGACAAGGCCGCGCTGGACGCGCTGCGCGCCAATCTGGCGAAGCTGGACGTGGCGGGTGCAGACGTGCGGGCAACGTCGGTGCTGGCGCTCGGTCCGGCGCCGCGCCCGCTCGACATCGTGATGATGGACCCGCCCTATGGCAGCGGCGCCGGCGCCGTGGCGGCGGACAAGCTGGCGCGGCTGGGCTGGATCGGTCCGGCGACGTGGGTCAGCATCGAAACCGCCAAGAGCGAGGCGCTGGACCTGCCCCAATTCACCGTCGATGCGGAACGCACCTATGGGAAGGCGCGCATAACGCTCTTGCGACTGATTTGA
- a CDS encoding GGDEF domain-containing protein: MDSAVYALIVNACIAGLFATAFAIVRISYPEQRYVTWFVLAYLIGGLTPLSELGVRLTDSTTLFMIGSYGSFLVSIVLLQGGLAALAGRAVPRGPLIALLVFGVVVRALIWNGPRNELWYEIAYQAPFALGASLSTVIAVDAVRRRRGALWLALAIASALTTAHFVVKPFFAATFGSGTTAKAYASSSYALFSQATGGVLIVTAGLLTLLLVVKAAMGLSVAASETDPLTGIANRRGFERRATRLLARSWQQDEPLAAILFDLDHFKRVNDGYGHATGDLVLRAFATMLTERLPASAVIARLGGEEFVAVLDRTTLRGAWLAAQSVRASLPAIATHLPPITVSAGLAVLEPGDTLDSLIDRADRRSYEAKRAGRNRICPVPDPVVDAQSLRTG, translated from the coding sequence ATGGACAGCGCGGTATATGCCCTGATCGTCAACGCCTGCATCGCCGGGCTGTTCGCGACCGCGTTCGCGATCGTCCGGATATCCTATCCCGAACAGCGTTACGTCACCTGGTTCGTGCTGGCCTATCTGATCGGCGGGCTGACGCCGCTGAGCGAACTGGGCGTGCGGCTGACCGATTCGACCACGCTGTTCATGATCGGCAGCTATGGGTCGTTTCTGGTCAGCATTGTGCTGTTGCAGGGCGGACTGGCCGCGCTGGCGGGACGCGCGGTCCCGCGCGGGCCGCTGATCGCGCTGCTGGTCTTCGGCGTGGTCGTCCGGGCGCTGATCTGGAACGGACCGCGCAACGAATTGTGGTATGAAATCGCCTATCAGGCGCCGTTCGCGCTGGGCGCGTCGCTATCGACGGTCATTGCGGTCGATGCGGTGCGGCGCAGGCGCGGCGCGCTGTGGCTGGCGCTGGCGATCGCATCCGCGCTGACGACCGCGCATTTCGTCGTCAAACCCTTTTTCGCGGCGACGTTCGGATCGGGAACGACGGCAAAGGCTTATGCGAGCAGCAGCTATGCGTTGTTCTCTCAGGCGACCGGCGGCGTGCTGATCGTCACAGCGGGACTGTTGACGCTGTTGCTGGTGGTGAAGGCAGCGATGGGATTGTCGGTGGCCGCGTCGGAAACCGATCCGCTGACCGGCATCGCCAACCGACGGGGGTTCGAACGGCGCGCGACGCGGCTGCTGGCCCGGTCCTGGCAGCAGGACGAGCCGCTGGCAGCGATCCTGTTCGACCTCGACCATTTCAAGCGAGTCAATGATGGCTATGGCCATGCCACCGGCGACCTCGTGCTGCGCGCGTTCGCCACGATGCTGACCGAACGGTTGCCGGCATCGGCGGTGATCGCGCGGCTGGGCGGGGAGGAATTCGTCGCCGTGCTCGACCGCACGACGCTGCGCGGAGCGTGGCTGGCGGCGCAGTCGGTCCGCGCGTCGCTGCCCGCCATCGCCACGCATCTGCCGCCGATCACGGTCAGCGCCGGGCTGGCGGTGCTGGAACCGGGCGATACGCTCGACAGCCTGATCGACCGGGCGGATCGGCGATCCTATGAAGCCAAGCGCGCCGGGCGCAACCGGATCTGCCCGGTGCCCGACCCGGTGGTCGACGCGCAGAGCCTGCGGACTGGGTAA
- a CDS encoding pseudouridine synthase, with product MARAGVASRRDVERMITAGRVALNGVVVDTPATILPNLKGVTVDGAPVAAPEPTRLFRFHKPAGTLTAERDGAGRATIYDRLPAGLPRLIPVGRLDLNTEGLLLMTTDGELKRRLELPATGVERTYRARAYGEVSQQQLEELMMGIEIEGVRYGPINANLERRTGTNTWIEMTLTEGKNREVRRVLEHLGLKVSRLIRTRYGPFYLEDLPEGEVDEIRQHELVAFRKTLANKPTSKPAPEGADPAALKAWKRATPLPRPEPVERPRFDERRPRVERDGQRSGFSGRRPDRDGGERRIFGDGAQAGGERPRFGTRLQGDARRSGPRTHVTERPVERREGFDPLTQAGQTPAERRQPGLGDRRAYGDRPTENARARRAAAHAERPGYDGVARVPRKPREQAHTDEARTARGPVDKRMTQAEAAEADRASFVDRPKRKPSGWAKAGPSPRIAKGKPKGGRPGGGKPGGGKR from the coding sequence ATGGCGCGCGCCGGTGTCGCGTCGCGCCGCGATGTCGAGCGCATGATCACCGCCGGCCGGGTGGCGCTGAACGGCGTCGTCGTCGACACGCCCGCCACCATCCTGCCCAATCTGAAGGGCGTGACCGTCGATGGCGCGCCCGTCGCCGCGCCCGAACCGACGCGGCTGTTCCGCTTCCACAAGCCCGCCGGCACGCTGACCGCCGAGCGTGACGGCGCGGGTCGCGCGACGATCTACGACCGGTTGCCGGCGGGCCTCCCCCGGCTGATCCCGGTCGGGCGGCTCGACCTCAATACCGAGGGGTTGTTGCTGATGACCACCGACGGTGAATTGAAGCGCCGTCTGGAACTGCCCGCGACCGGGGTCGAGCGGACCTATCGCGCGCGCGCGTACGGCGAGGTCAGCCAGCAGCAGCTCGAAGAGCTGATGATGGGGATCGAGATCGAGGGCGTGCGCTACGGCCCGATCAACGCCAATCTCGAACGGCGCACCGGGACGAACACCTGGATCGAGATGACGCTGACCGAAGGCAAGAACCGCGAGGTTCGCCGCGTGCTCGAACATCTGGGGCTGAAGGTCTCGCGCCTGATCCGCACTCGCTATGGCCCCTTCTATCTGGAAGACCTGCCCGAAGGCGAGGTCGACGAGATCCGCCAGCACGAGCTGGTCGCGTTCCGCAAGACGCTGGCCAACAAGCCGACCAGCAAGCCCGCGCCGGAGGGTGCCGATCCTGCCGCGCTGAAGGCATGGAAGCGGGCGACGCCGCTGCCGCGTCCCGAACCGGTCGAGCGACCGCGTTTCGACGAACGCCGCCCGCGCGTGGAGCGCGACGGGCAGCGTTCGGGGTTCAGCGGGCGCCGGCCGGACCGCGACGGCGGCGAACGGCGCATCTTCGGCGATGGCGCGCAGGCGGGCGGCGAGCGCCCCCGCTTCGGCACGCGGCTGCAGGGCGATGCCCGGCGGAGCGGCCCGCGCACCCATGTGACCGAACGGCCGGTCGAGCGACGCGAGGGCTTCGATCCCCTCACCCAGGCCGGACAGACGCCGGCCGAGCGGCGGCAGCCGGGGCTTGGCGACCGGCGCGCCTATGGCGACCGGCCGACCGAGAATGCGCGGGCACGGCGGGCGGCGGCGCATGCCGAACGGCCCGGCTATGACGGCGTGGCCCGCGTGCCGCGCAAGCCGCGCGAGCAGGCGCACACCGACGAGGCGCGGACGGCGCGTGGCCCGGTCGACAAGCGGATGACGCAGGCGGAAGCGGCGGAAGCCGACCGGGCGAGCTTCGTCGACCGGCCCAAGCGCAAGCCCAGCGGCTGGGCCAAGGCCGGCCCCTCCCCCCGCATCGCCAAGGGCAAGCCCAAGGGCGGTCGCCCCGGCGGCGGCAAGCCCGGTGGAGGAAAGCGCTGA